The following are from one region of the Nymphaea colorata isolate Beijing-Zhang1983 chromosome 7, ASM883128v2, whole genome shotgun sequence genome:
- the LOC126410230 gene encoding uncharacterized protein LOC126410230 codes for MRPDLWWNRYGFDCPNLARFAVKVLSQTCSASGCERNWSVFQHIHSKKRNRLEHKRLNDLVFVRYNMRLKQRELEKSLARKHTSQFDPISLENFDDLEPWIEEEPATIFDDEDLECFNLEAEATEGFVDEGESATAGAGAEYVGEDLPILDDEEEEEDEDEDYE; via the exons atgcgtccag atttgtggtggaataggtatgggtttgattgtccaaacctagcacgttttgcagtcaaagtcctcagccagacatgcagtgctagtggatgcgaaaggaactggagtgtgttccaacatatccatagcaaaaaaaggaataggcttgaacataaaaggttgaatgaccttgtctttgttcgatataatatgaggttgaaacaaag agaattagaaaaatcattagcaaggaagcacacatctcagttcgatcctatcagcttggaaaattttgacgatctagagccatggattgaagaagaaccagctacaatatttgatgatgaagatcttgaatgcttcaaccttgaagctgaagcaacagaaggctttgttgatgaaggagagtctgctactgctggtgctggtgctgaatatgttggtgaagatcttccaattcttgacgatgaagaagaagaagaagatgaagatgaagattatgaatga
- the LOC126410229 gene encoding uncharacterized protein LOC126410229 produces the protein MEIIEEVGKENVVQLITDNAPVCRAAGIIAIEKKYPHIFWTSCAVHSLNLALKSICNPPSKEQDPHAYELCSWIEDLEKDVRNIRNFIVNHQHALSSYNKHSDLKLLRVAETRFASLIVMVKRIKRVKSALISMVTDDDWSFYRADDDDKAQAIKGMILEDKWWDQIFYFLAFTEPIWEMLRVLDCDNSTLHCVYEMWDTMIEKIQEVIFKHEKKSIALEDSAFFYHVHRILIARWDKSSNPLQCMAHTLNPKYYGKKWLTGGVGRTPPHLDLELSTNRVACINRIFIDVHQNRRANDEFERFSTGIGEDVGATVDKDNYPSLSWWIKHGTAYPTLQYLAFRLLVQPATSSCCERNWSTYSQIHTIKRNNLTSKRAENLVYVHSNLRLLSRNKEEYREGETKYWDVNVEDFNLEQENELEVVNSRFEEPCIPSTSSIVEEEEIGENDDLGIDDD, from the exons atggaaataattgaagaagtGGGGAAAGAAAACGTTGTTCAGCTAATTACAGACAATGCACCTGTATGTAGAGCAGCTGGTATTATTGCGATAGAAAAGAAGTACCCTCATATCTTTTGGACTTCTTGTGCAGTTCATAGCTTAAATTTGGCTCTAAAGagtatatgcaatccaccaagtaaagagcaagatcctcatgcttatgaattatgttcgtggattgaagacttggaaaaggatgtgaggaacatcagaaatttcatagtaaatcatcaacatgcactttccagttataacaagcattctgatctaaaattattaagagttgcagagacacgttttgcatctctaattgttatggtcaaaaggataaaaagggtgAAAAGTGCATTGATCAGTATGGTGACTGATGATGATTGGAGTTTCTACcgtgctgatgatgatgacaaagctcaagcaatcaaaggaatgattcttgaagacaagtggtgggatcaaatcttttattttcttgcatttacaGAACCGATCTGGGAGATGTTGAgagttcttgattgtgataattcAACGTTGCACTGTGTGTATGAGATGTGGGAcactatgattgaaaaaatccaagaggttatttttaagcatgaaaaaaaaagtattgcacttgaagattcagcatttttttatcatgtgcatagaatattgattgcaagatgggataaaagtagcaatcctcttcaatgcatggcacatacattaaatcctaaatattatggaaaaaagtggCTTACAGGGGGTGttggaagaaccccaccacatCTGGATCTAGAATTATCAACAAACAGAGTAGCATGTATTAATAGGATTTTCattgatgtacatcaaaatcGCCGAgctaatgatgagtttgaaaggttTTCTACTGGAATTGGAGAAGATGTAGGTGCAACTGTAGACAAAGATAATTATCCATCTTTATCTTGGTGGATTAAACATGGAACTGCTTatcctactcttcaataccttgctttcagattgctagttcaacctgctacatcttcatgctgtgagagaaattggagtacatattcacaaatccacactataaaacgaaataatctcacaagcaaacgtgcagaaaatctggtttatgtgcattctaaccttCGGCTTCTATCACggaacaaagaagaatatag ggaaggagaaactaaatattgggacgtgaatgttgaggactttaacttagaacaagagaatgaacttgaagttgttaattcaagattcgaagaaccttGTATTCCCTCAACATCTTctattgtggaagaagaggagattggggagaacgatgatttgggcattgatgatgactag